The DNA segment GCCTTGCAACTGCGGCGAGACTGGCCAGCCCGCGCGGCGTAGATCAATGAACCACTGCTGGGTAAACGTCGCCCCACTGGGCGCAACAAGACTGGCCTGCGGTTCGCCACCAATCATCTGACTGGCCCGCGCGTAACTGTCGCGGGCCTGACTGTTCAGCGCTTCGACCCCGGTCAACAGACTTGTAGCCAGCCACAACCCGGTCAGCACACTGAAAAACTGCACCGGGTGCCGCCGCCAATGACTGAGCAGCGCGCGCAGGGTTTGCCAGAAAACGTTCACGTCAGATGGCCGTTGGACAACACCACGCGCCGCGCCAGGCGTGCCGCCACACGCGGGCTGTGCGTGACCATCAGCAGCGTGGTCGGCGTGTCATCAAGCAGCTCCAGCAATAGACGCAGCACTTCATCACTGGTGGCTTCGTCGAGGCTGCCGGTGGGTTCGTCGGCGAGCAGCAATTTTGGCCGTGACGCCAAGGCCCGGGCCAGCGCAACCCGCTGCTGCTGGCCGCCCGACAACTGCTCGGGATAACGCGTGAGCAAATCGCCCAGGCCCAGACGCTGCACCAGATGCGCCTGCCAGCGCGGCTCATGCCGCCCGGCCAGACGCGCCTGAAACGCCAGATTGTCCTCGACCCGCAGACTGCCGATCAGGTTGAACTGCTGGAACACCAGACCGATTTCAGTGCGGCGCCAGTCGGCCAGTTGCGCCTCGTTCATCTGCTCCAGCCGATGCTCGCCGCTGTGGATGCTGCCGCGATCGACCTTGTCGAGGCCGGCGATCAGGTGCAGCAAGGTGCTTTTGCCGCTGCCGGATTCGCCCATCAGCGCCAGACTGCTGCCGGGTTCTAGCGTCAGGTCGACGCCTTGCAGCACCGGGAGCGGGCCTTGGGGGGTGAGGTAACTTTTGAAGACGCCTTGAACCTGAAGCATGCCGCCATCCGTTGGGTCAGTGTGGGGCAAGGATAGCGGATAGCGGCCTGATTGGATCAGAGGTGTTCGTACTGGCCTCATCGCTGGCAAGCCAGCTCCCACAGGGATTGAGGTTGCTCACAAATACTGGAATCACCATCAAACACTGTGGGAAGTATCTTCAGGTCAGTGGTGTTTGAACTGGCCCCATCGCTTGCAGGCAAGCTCCTACAGGGGTTGAGGTTGTCGACAAATACCGGCTTCACCCTGAAACACTGTGGGAGCTGACTTGCCAGCGATGAGGCCAGTAAAACCGGCACAAATCTCAGTCCCCGGTTGCCACACTGGTCGCCGCCTCCCCCGGCGTGACAATCGTCTTCAGATCAATGTGTTTCCACTCAGGCTTGGCCCCCAACCGCGCATTGAAGCGATAGTTGAAGGTGAAATCGTCCGCGGTCGGCAGCGTCAGCGGTTTGCCATACACCGCTTCGATACCCGCCAGGTCGTAACCCATCAACTGCAGCAGCGTCGGGAAGATGTTGTAGTGGCTGGAGCGATCCTTGTTCTGCGCCAATGCCTGCGTCCAGTCCGGGCCGTGCACCTGATCGCCCTGAATCACCACCAGCGGCACCAGCCCTTCTTCCTCGACCGGATCGCCGCCGCAGTGGGTGTTGAGCCCGGGATTGCCGCGCTCATGCAGGTCCTGGCCGTGATCGGAGGTGTAGATCAGCAGTGCATTGTGCAAATTGGCCTGGGCAAAGACCCGGGCGAAAAACTCGCCGACGTTCCACAGCACGGTGTTTTTGTAGGCGTTGCGGTACAGCACCCAGTCATCCGGCTGGCCGTTGAAACCGTCGCGTTTACCGGTGTCGGCCACTTCGGTGAACTGCCCACGCGGCAAGGTCGGACGATACGCCATGAAGGCGTCGGGGTATTTGTCGTGCACCGGGAAATGCGCGCCGACCTTGTTGATCACCACCAACTCCGGCTGATCATCGTTGAGCAGTTCGATCAGTTTCGCGGCGGCGGCCATGTCGCGGTCACGCACGCTGGTCTGGTCAAACTGGACGAATTCGTCGATGTCCTTTTTTTCGGTGTCGGTCATCAGATTCTGCAAATTGCCGCCGGTGCGCTGGGCGTCGATGTACACCGTGCGCAACCCGGCCTTCTTCGCGTACTGCCAGATCGACGGCAGGGTGCTGTTGATCCGCGTGTAATCGGCGCGAGTGCCGCCGTAGCGCAGGGTGACATTGGTGTCGGCGCTGCAATTGGCAATCGACGCGGCGTAGCCGTAATTGAAGATGTCGACACCCGGATGCGCCTGCTTGAGGTTGCTGTGCACGCCGAACGGGGCATTGATGTCCAGATAATTGCCGGAGATGCTTTCGTCGATGATCAACACGATGTCGTGATTGACCGCCACTGTGTTGCGCGCCAACGTCACCGGCTCACGCGGGCCGACCGTGTTGTGCAGCGCTTCATAGGCGAACAGGTTCAGATAGGCCAGCGGCGTGTACATGATCGGCAAACCGCGCGCGCCCTCGCCCGCCCGCAGGAACAACACCACGCTCAACAGCAACACGCCACACAACGGCGCCACCACGCGTAATCCGTTGGGTACCGCCAGCGAGTGCCGCGGCTTGAGACCGATACCGAACAGCAAGAGCAGCCCGCTGAGCGCGCCATGAATGATCGCATCGCGGTACTGGTAGGCGGCTTCCTGGATGAAACCGCCAGAGTACACCAGCGACACAAAGCTGCTGTAGCTCAGGTAATCCGCGGTGACCCGGGTATAGACATCAAAAAATACCGCTGAGACAAACAGTGTTATTGCGAACAAGTGGCGAATGAGAGCCTGACGAATATAAGCCGTTAGATATAACGCTAAAGTAAGCGCCAAAAACATCGCGCCAAAAATAAGTACAGCAAAACCGACACCGATAGCATTTAACCGCTCAATGTAATATTCGGAATAAAGCAGCAAATAAACAATCAAAAGTAATTCTTTGGCATATCTGAACATGGCGATACCGCTCGTGCAAAACGGCAGAGAGTCAAAGGTTTGTCGGTCAGAACCTGACACTAGCACCCAGCCATCAAAGCGCAAGAATTGACTGTTTTCTTTAGAAAGCGTCAAAAAACCGGTGACTCAAATCTGACACACGCAAAACGCTAGAAGCCTTTAAATTAAAGACTTACAACCGTTTATCGCTTATTTTAAATCTGAACAAATCTGCAGAAAAACAACAAATCCAATCGCAGCAATGACTTGATGGCCAATCGCCAAAAAGCGCTCAAGTGTTATACAGGTGCAACATGTCATTTTGCTGACACGCTTTCCAAACCCTGCGCTATACCCCTTTTACAGTCTTCTTCCGAACTTCTTTTTTTCGCTCTATCGAGGGTGCGCAGATGGACGTGAGCGTATTTGGCACAGGCTACGTCGGATTAATTCAAGCCGCCGCACTTGCAGATGTAGGGCATCGGGTTTTGTGTGTTGATATTGACCCCAATAAAATTAAGCAACTGCAACAAGCCGTGCCGCCTATTAGTGAGCCTGGACTCTCCACCACCCTTGAAGAAAACATCAAGGCCGGGCGTCTGCTGTTCAGCACCCAGGCCAGCGACGCGGTAGAACATGCCGAACTGATTTTCATCGCCGTGGGCACGCCGGCCGATGAAGACGGTTCCGCCGACCTGACCCATGTGCTGAACGTGGCCCGGCAGATCGCCTCGCACATGGAGGCTGATCGCACCCTGATCATCAAGTCCACGGTGCCGGTCGGCACGGCGGACCAGGTTGCCGCCAAGGCCAACGAAGAGCTGCAACGTCGTGGCCGCAGCAGCCTGAAGGTACGGGTGGTGTCCAACCCCGAATTCCTCAAGGAAGGCAGCGCCCTCGCCGATTGCATGCGTCCGGACCGGATCATCGTCGGCACCCGCGATGACGCCGCCCGCGAGCAGATGAGCGAACTGTACGCGCCGTTCTGCCGCAACCACGAAAAACTGATGTTCATGGACAACCGCAGCGCCGAGCTCACCAAGTACGCGGCCAACGCAATGCTCGCCACGCGTATCAGCTTCATGAACGAACTGGCCAACCTCACCGAACTGCTGGGCGCCGACATCGAAGCCGTGCGCAAAGGCATCGGCTCCGACCCGCGCATCGGCTACCACTTCATCTACCCCGGTTGCGGCTTCGGCGGTTCGTGCTTCCCCAAGGATCTGCGTGCCCTGTTGCACACCGCCGAACACAACGGCATGCCGCTGAAACTGCTGCGCAGCGTCACCGACGTCAATGACAGTCAGCGGCACATTCTGTTCAGCAAACTCAAGGCGCAGTTTCCGCAGGGTCTGGCCGGCAAGTCGATCGCGATCTGGGGCCTGGCGTTCAAACCCAATACCGATGACATGCGCGAAGCCCCCAGCCGCTACCTGATGGACGCGTTGTGGGCCGAAGGCGCCAGCGTGCAGGCCTACGATCCGGAAGCCATGTCTGAATGCCGGCGCCTCTACGGCTATCGCAACGACCTGCATCTGTGCGCCACTCGCGACGACACCCTGGAAGATGCCGATGCGCTGGTGATCTGCACCGAATGGAAAAATTTTCGCGTGGTGGATTTCGAGCTGCTGGCGAGCAAGCTGCGTTCGAAGGTGATCGTTGACGGTCGCAATCTCTACAACCCGGAACACGTAGCGGCGGCCGGCCTGCATTACAGCGGTATCGGCCTGCGCCACATTACGCCGGAAGGATTGCGCCCATGAAAATCCTGGTCACCGGCGCAGCCGGCTCCATTGGCGCCCATTGCGTGTTGCGGCTGATGCGCGACGGGCATGCGGTGGTCGGCCTGGATAACTTCAACGGCTACTACGACCCGCAGCTGAAACACGATCGGGTGCAATGGATACGTAATCAGGTCGGGCATTTCCCGATCGCGCGGATTGATCTGGCCGATGCCGCGGCGATTGAAGCGCTGTTTGTCCGCGAGCAACCGCAAGTGGTGATCCACCTCGCGGCGCAGGCCGGCGTACGTTACTCGCTGGAAAACCCAAAGGCCTACCTCGACAGCAACCTCAGCGGTTTCCTGAATATTCTCGAAGGCTGCCGGCACCATCCGGTGGAGCACCTGATCTACGCCTCGTCGAGCTCAGTCTACGGCGCCAACCAGCACACACCTTATTCGGTGCATGACGGTGTGAATCACCCACTGTCGCTGTACGCCGCGACCAAAAAAGCCAACGAGCTGATGGCTCACAGCTACAGCCACCTGTTCGGCATCCCGAGCACCGGGCTGCGCTTTTTCACCGTGTACGGGCCATGGGGTCGGCCAGACATGTCGCCGATTCAGTTCGCCCGGGCGATCACCGATGGCACCCCGCTGAAACTGTTCAACTACGGCGAGCACCAGCGCGATTTCACCTACATCGACGACATCGTCGAAAGCATCGCCCGGCTCACCGACCATCCGCCGCACAACCACCCGGAGTGGGATCGCGAACACCCCGATGCCGGCAGCAGCATGGCGCCGTGGTGCCTGTTCAACATCGGCGGCCACCACCCGGTGGAACTGAAAACCTACCTGGCGTTGATGGAAAAACACCTCGGCCAGAAAGCCATTGTCGAGCTCTTGCCCCTGCAACCGGGCGATGTGCTCAACACCTGTGCCGAAACCGATGATCTGGCCCAGGCCACCGGGTTCCAGCCCCGGATCGAGCTGGATGAAGGCCTGGGGCGTTTCATCGCCTGGTTTCGCGACTACTACCCCACTGCCTGTCGCCCACGCGCCGCTCGCGGCTGAACTTCAGCGGAGGTTCTCATGACTGGACATGAACAAGGTGTACCGATCAATCAGATGCGTCGTGACAAGCGCATGGATCCCGAACACCGAATGCGCCTGGATACCGCCATCCACATGCAGGGTCGTGGCTGGTTGACCGGTCGCGACGGTGGCCGGCCATGGACGCTGTCACGCACCAACCGGGTGCTGGCCTGCTTCGGTGCGCTGATGATCCTGGTGGTGTTTTCGCCGCTGCTGCTGGGCCTGGCACTGACTATCAAATTCACCAGCCCGGGACCGGTGATGTTCGTGCAAAAACGCACCGGCTATCGCGGCCGCACGTTCGGCATGTACAAGTTCCGCACCATGGTCTGCAACGCCGAAGAACTGAAGGAATCGCTGCGCCACCTCAACAAGCACGGGGTCGACGCCATCGATTTCAAGATCGACAAGGACCCGCGCATCACCGGGATCGGCGGTTTCCTGCGGCGCACCAGCCTCGACGAACTGCCCAATCTGTTCAATGTGGTGAGCGGTGACATGCGCCTGGTCGGCCCGCGTCCGACCTCGTTCAACGCCTACCGCTACAAGGACCGCCACCTCGCGCGCCTGAGCATCTACCCCGGCATGACCGGCCTCTGGCAGATCTCCGGGCGCAGCAACATCGACTTCGACCAGCGCGTTGAGTTGGACCTCAGCTACATCGCCGAGCAAAGCCTTTTGCTTGATCTGAAGATCCTGTTGAAAACCCCCTTCAAAGTATTCAGCGGCCACGGAGCAAGCTAATGGACGGTTCAACCAACAAAAGCCTGAGCATTGCCAATCCCAGCGAATCGAACCTGATTTCGACCGTGCTGGATCTGGATCTGCGGATCCTGTTCCTGACCGCCGCCAACCCTGGTGCCGGCACCACCACCAGTGCGCTGGCGCTGGCCAGCCAACTGGCGCAGATGAGCAGCGGCCAGGTGCTGCTGGTCGACGCCAGCCAGTCGGCGAGCAACCTTACCCAACAGTTGAACCTGAGCAAGGAGCGCGGCCTGCGCGATCTGCTCTTCAACCCGGACAACCCGCCGCTGTTGCAGGACTGCGTGGTGCAGGTGTCGAGCCTGCCGTTCCATGTCCTGCCCAACGGTCGGCCGATCCGCACGCTGGAGCACCTGACTGCCGAGCGCCTGAGCCCGTTGCTCGATCAACTGGGCAGCCAGTACCGCTTTGTGGTGATCGATGGTGACGCGGTGTACTCCGCCGCCGACACGTTGGTACTCGCCACTCAGGTCGATGGCGTGGTGTTCGTGGTACGCGCCGAGGACACGCGCTGGGAAGTCGCTCAGGCCGCCGTGCAACGCCTGACCCAGGCCGGGGCAAAAGTGGTTGGCAGCGTCTTCAACCGGCGCAAGTACTACATGCCCAAGTGGCTTTACAAAAACCTGTAAGCAAACGCGAAGGATGACGCCATGAACGCCAAGATACTTGTTCTGCTGATGCTGCCGCTTGCAGGCTGCTCCAGCAATTCCGAGACCCAGACCATGCCGGTGAATATTCTCACCGCCACCCCGGCCAACGCCCAGGCCACCGATATGCCGAAGATCGAACAGACGTTGCGCCCGCAAGATGTGCTGGACGTGATCTTCCACATCAGCACCAGCGGTTCGGACGCCTACCGCGTGCAATCGGGTGACCAGATCGGCCTGAACTTCACCGCGGCCAGCCAGCTCAACGGCAACCAGTTGGTGCTGCCTGACGGCACCATCAACCTGCCGGGCGCCAACACCTCGGTGAAAATCGCCGGGCTGACCGGCGACGAAGCGCGCGAAGAAATCCAGCGTGCCTACCAGCGCAAACAACTGTTCCAGCCCAACCGCAATCAGCTGACGGTGCAGGTCATCAGTCCGCTGACCAATGAGCAGAACCTCAAAAGTGCCCTCAACCATCCCGCCACCGGTATGAGCCGTGAGATCACCGTGGGCAACGACGGTTACGCGAGTTTTCCGGAAATCGGCGCGGTGCCACTGCAAGGCATGACCATCAACCAGCTGGAAACCTTCCTCAACCAGAAGTACGCACAACTGCCAGGTCGGATGAGCGTCGATGTGATGCTCAAATCCACCGCCGGCAACGAGATCTATGTGCTGGGTGAAGTCGGCCAGCCGGGTTCCTATCCGATTCGTCGCCCGGTCTCGGTACTTGAAGCATTGACCCTGGCCCGTGGCACCAACATCAAGGCGCGCCTCGACTCGGTGGTGATCATGCGCCGCAACGGCAACCAGGTGCAGGCCGTGCATTACGACGTCGAGAAAGCCCTGTCCGGCGACGCTTCGCAAATCGCCTATCTGCAACCGGACGACATGCTCTACGTGCCCAAAACCAAACTGGCCAGTGCCGGCGAGCTCGCGCGGCAATTGGCGGACGTGGTGCTGTTCCAGGGCGTGGGCATGAGTTTCAGCTATCGCCTCGACAACAAGAACGACAACAGCAGCAACTAACCGACTCTCAGGTGACCGATCATGAATCCAAAGGAAAACTACCTGCATGAGTTCTTCAGGATCTTCTTCGCCAACAAGCAACTGGTGAAACGGGTCTTCCTGATCTTTGCAGTCATCGCGTTGGTACTGCCGCTGGTGCTCAAACAGAGCTTCGATATCACCGCCCAGGTGATCGTGCAGTCGAAAAAACTCTCCCAGGGTGACGCCACCACCTCACTGACGGTCGATAACGCCACCTTCATTCCGCCGTCGCTGGCGGACATGGAAACCGAGAGCAATATCCTGCGCTCGCCCGCGTTGATCCGGCAGACCATCAGTGAGTTGCGTGACAAGGGCGAATACAGCCCACCGGTCGGCATGTTCGCCAAACTGGTCGGCGATCCGTTCCGCCGTTATGTCACCTCACCCCTGCGCCAATACGTGATCAACCCGCTGCGCAACATGCTCGGGCTGGAGACCGATCCGGTGCGCGACACCGTGCTCGACGGCCTCACTCAACAGGCCCTCGACAGCCTGAAGATCGAGACCCTGCCCGGCTCCAACGTGATCTCGATCGTCTACAGCTTCCCCGATCCGCATCAAGGCACGACGTTTGTCGCCACCTTGCTGCAGAACTATCTGGTGAGCCGTCAGGCGCTGCAATCGATCGACCTGCCGCAATCCTTCTACGAAACCAAGAAGCACCTGTATCAGGTGCGTCTCGATGGACTGGAGGGCAATCGCCAGGCGCTGCTGGAAAGCGTCGGCTCGTCCGATCCGAAGGAAGAAATCACCTTTCGCCTGAACGCGATCAACACCGAAGAACAAGCGCTGAACCTGTACCAGGATCGCCTGTTGCAGAGCCAGCGCTGGCTTGAATACCTGAAAACCGCATTGGCCGCCGCCAGCACCAACAAACTCAACGACTACACCTTCCCCTACACCTTCACCACCACCGTCGACAACGTGGCGTTCGAGGATCGGGAAGTCAAACAGTTGGGCGAGCAACTGACCACTCAGGTCAGCCGCTACATGAATGACCTCGCGGTGTTTCAGCCCGGCAGCGAGCCGATGCTGCTGACCCGCGAGCAGATCGCCCGCACCCGTCAGCAGTTCCTCAAAGTGGTGAGCAACCGCATCCAGGAACGCACCAACGACCTGGCCGTGGTGCAACAGGTGATCGACCAGAAAACCGCGCGCATCGCCGACTTCAAGAACCGCATCCACACCTTGCAGCAGACCCAGAGCAAGCTGCGGCAGATGGACACTGAAATCGACGCACTGCACACGGCGTTCTCGACCTACGCGCAACGCTTTGCCGAAAGCAGCACCGCCGGTTCACTCAACGACGACCTGTCGAACGCCAAGGTGCTGAGCCCGCCGTTCGAACCGACCGAGCCGGCGTTTCCCAAACCGCTGCTGATCATCCCGTTCGGGCTGTTCACCGGTCTGCTGCTGGCGATTGCTCTGGTGTATGTGCGTGAGTTCTTCGATCACCGTTTCAAACATCCGGCGCAAATCACCCACGAACTGGGTCTGCCGGTGTTGCTGGTGATCAACGACGAAAACGTTCTGCCACGCAATCCGCACAAGAACTGGACCGTGCCAAGCTTCGTGCACTGGGTGCGCAATTGAACACGCCGTCCACCCCGAATGCCGCGCTGCCGATCATTCATTTGCTCAGCAGCGGCGGCTTCTATGGGGCCGAGCGCATGTTGCTCGATCACTGCCTGGCGACACCGGGGCAGCACCAGGTGCTGTGTCTCGATGCACCACCCGCACTGATCGCGCGCTTTCGCGAGGCCGGGGTGGACTGTCGTGGCTGCTCCGGGCTGGGCGAGTTGATGCGCCATCTAAGTGCCCGGCGCAGCGAGCAACCGCTGATCAACACCCACAACTTCAAAGGGCTGTTGTTCGGTTGGGTCGCAGCGACGCTGTTGCGTCTGCCACTGGTCATCACCCAACACGGCTTCACCCCGCGCAGCCGCAAGCAGAAGTTCTACACCTGGCTGAGTCTGCAGTTGTGCCGCACCGCTTCGGTGGACCGGGTGGTGTGCGTGGCCGAGAGCATCGCCGTGCTGCATCGTCAGGCCAGCGTGCAGGCGGAAAAACTGCAAGTGATCCCCAACGGTTTACCGGCCGCCGCCGCGCTGGTCAGCACCGTTGACCGCCAGCGCTGGCTCGCCGGCTACGTCGGGCGTTTGAGCAGCGAGAAAGGCCCGGATCTGTTTCTCGATGCAATGATTCCGCTGTGTCACCAGCACCCGCAACTGGACGCGGTGATGCTCGGCGACGGCCCGGAACGTGAGGCGCTACAGGCGCGGATCGACGCCGCCGGATTGACCCAACGGATTCGCCTGCCCGGTTACCAGACCGCCATGCAACCGTGGTGGCAGCAACTGGATGCGCTGGTGATCAGCTCGCGCACCGAAGGCACACCGATGATTCTGCTGGAAGCGATGCAGGCCGGCGTGCCGGTGGTGGCTTTCGCAGTCGGAGGCATTCCCGATGTGCTCGAACACCGCAATAACGGCCTGCTGGCGGCACCCGCCGACAGCTCTGCCCTCGCCCGCCAGCTCGACAACCTGCTGAGCGAGCCGAAGCTGGCCCGGCATTTGTGCGACAACGCAAAGCGTACGCAACAGGATCGCTACGACCTCAAGGCTTTGGCCGAACGCTGGTCGCAGCTGTACATCCGCACGGCACGGGAGGCACGCGCATGATTTTCCCGCTCTCGATCGTCACGCTGCTCGGTCTGGTGTGCATCGGTCTGCTCGCCAGCCCTTATCCGTTTCTGGCACCGGGCGCCGTCATTGCTCTGGTGGGTTTCTCGGTGTTGTACCGCAAGCCGACCTGGGGCCTGCTGGGCATCGCCGCGCTGGTGCCGTTCGAAGGTTTCTTCAAGGACAGCTCGCTGTCCGGGAGCAAACTGATCGGTGCCTCACTGGCGGTGATCCTGATGCTGCAACTGGCCATGCATCAGATTCCCTCCGAGCGTCTGCGCAGCAATATCTGGCGGTTTCTGCTGTGGTTTCTGGTCCTGTATTTCCTCAGCCTGCTCAATACCGATGACATGGGTATGTCGCTGGGGCATCTGCGTGAGCTGAGCGTCGGCCTGATCCTGTTTGTCATCACCCTGCTGATCGGTCGCGAACTGAACCTCGACCTGTTTTCCAGACTGGTGACCCTGAGCGTCAGCGCCACCTGCGCCATGGCGATGTTTTCGACCAAATTCCAGGATCAGGGCCGCGCCGCCGGGCTGCTCGAAGACCCCAACGCCTTCGCCCTGCTGATCGCCTTCGCCATTCCGCTGGCCCTGCTGCTGGTGATTCGCGGCCAAAACCTGTTGCACCGCTTGTTCTGGGGCGCTTGCTGCGTGCTGCTGCTCGGTGGCATGACCAAGACCGAGTC comes from the Pseudomonas sp. RSB 5.4 genome and includes:
- a CDS encoding ABC transporter ATP-binding protein, whose protein sequence is MLQVQGVFKSYLTPQGPLPVLQGVDLTLEPGSSLALMGESGSGKSTLLHLIAGLDKVDRGSIHSGEHRLEQMNEAQLADWRRTEIGLVFQQFNLIGSLRVEDNLAFQARLAGRHEPRWQAHLVQRLGLGDLLTRYPEQLSGGQQQRVALARALASRPKLLLADEPTGSLDEATSDEVLRLLLELLDDTPTTLLMVTHSPRVAARLARRVVLSNGHLT
- a CDS encoding sulfatase-like hydrolase/transferase, translated to MFRYAKELLLIVYLLLYSEYYIERLNAIGVGFAVLIFGAMFLALTLALYLTAYIRQALIRHLFAITLFVSAVFFDVYTRVTADYLSYSSFVSLVYSGGFIQEAAYQYRDAIIHGALSGLLLLFGIGLKPRHSLAVPNGLRVVAPLCGVLLLSVVLFLRAGEGARGLPIMYTPLAYLNLFAYEALHNTVGPREPVTLARNTVAVNHDIVLIIDESISGNYLDINAPFGVHSNLKQAHPGVDIFNYGYAASIANCSADTNVTLRYGGTRADYTRINSTLPSIWQYAKKAGLRTVYIDAQRTGGNLQNLMTDTEKKDIDEFVQFDQTSVRDRDMAAAAKLIELLNDDQPELVVINKVGAHFPVHDKYPDAFMAYRPTLPRGQFTEVADTGKRDGFNGQPDDWVLYRNAYKNTVLWNVGEFFARVFAQANLHNALLIYTSDHGQDLHERGNPGLNTHCGGDPVEEEGLVPLVVIQGDQVHGPDWTQALAQNKDRSSHYNIFPTLLQLMGYDLAGIEAVYGKPLTLPTADDFTFNYRFNARLGAKPEWKHIDLKTIVTPGEAATSVATGD
- a CDS encoding UDP-glucose/GDP-mannose dehydrogenase family protein, with the protein product MDVSVFGTGYVGLIQAAALADVGHRVLCVDIDPNKIKQLQQAVPPISEPGLSTTLEENIKAGRLLFSTQASDAVEHAELIFIAVGTPADEDGSADLTHVLNVARQIASHMEADRTLIIKSTVPVGTADQVAAKANEELQRRGRSSLKVRVVSNPEFLKEGSALADCMRPDRIIVGTRDDAAREQMSELYAPFCRNHEKLMFMDNRSAELTKYAANAMLATRISFMNELANLTELLGADIEAVRKGIGSDPRIGYHFIYPGCGFGGSCFPKDLRALLHTAEHNGMPLKLLRSVTDVNDSQRHILFSKLKAQFPQGLAGKSIAIWGLAFKPNTDDMREAPSRYLMDALWAEGASVQAYDPEAMSECRRLYGYRNDLHLCATRDDTLEDADALVICTEWKNFRVVDFELLASKLRSKVIVDGRNLYNPEHVAAAGLHYSGIGLRHITPEGLRP
- a CDS encoding NAD-dependent epimerase, encoding MKILVTGAAGSIGAHCVLRLMRDGHAVVGLDNFNGYYDPQLKHDRVQWIRNQVGHFPIARIDLADAAAIEALFVREQPQVVIHLAAQAGVRYSLENPKAYLDSNLSGFLNILEGCRHHPVEHLIYASSSSVYGANQHTPYSVHDGVNHPLSLYAATKKANELMAHSYSHLFGIPSTGLRFFTVYGPWGRPDMSPIQFARAITDGTPLKLFNYGEHQRDFTYIDDIVESIARLTDHPPHNHPEWDREHPDAGSSMAPWCLFNIGGHHPVELKTYLALMEKHLGQKAIVELLPLQPGDVLNTCAETDDLAQATGFQPRIELDEGLGRFIAWFRDYYPTACRPRAARG
- a CDS encoding sugar transferase, which produces MTGHEQGVPINQMRRDKRMDPEHRMRLDTAIHMQGRGWLTGRDGGRPWTLSRTNRVLACFGALMILVVFSPLLLGLALTIKFTSPGPVMFVQKRTGYRGRTFGMYKFRTMVCNAEELKESLRHLNKHGVDAIDFKIDKDPRITGIGGFLRRTSLDELPNLFNVVSGDMRLVGPRPTSFNAYRYKDRHLARLSIYPGMTGLWQISGRSNIDFDQRVELDLSYIAEQSLLLDLKILLKTPFKVFSGHGAS
- a CDS encoding CpsD/CapB family tyrosine-protein kinase; amino-acid sequence: MDGSTNKSLSIANPSESNLISTVLDLDLRILFLTAANPGAGTTTSALALASQLAQMSSGQVLLVDASQSASNLTQQLNLSKERGLRDLLFNPDNPPLLQDCVVQVSSLPFHVLPNGRPIRTLEHLTAERLSPLLDQLGSQYRFVVIDGDAVYSAADTLVLATQVDGVVFVVRAEDTRWEVAQAAVQRLTQAGAKVVGSVFNRRKYYMPKWLYKNL
- a CDS encoding polysaccharide biosynthesis/export family protein, with the translated sequence MNAKILVLLMLPLAGCSSNSETQTMPVNILTATPANAQATDMPKIEQTLRPQDVLDVIFHISTSGSDAYRVQSGDQIGLNFTAASQLNGNQLVLPDGTINLPGANTSVKIAGLTGDEAREEIQRAYQRKQLFQPNRNQLTVQVISPLTNEQNLKSALNHPATGMSREITVGNDGYASFPEIGAVPLQGMTINQLETFLNQKYAQLPGRMSVDVMLKSTAGNEIYVLGEVGQPGSYPIRRPVSVLEALTLARGTNIKARLDSVVIMRRNGNQVQAVHYDVEKALSGDASQIAYLQPDDMLYVPKTKLASAGELARQLADVVLFQGVGMSFSYRLDNKNDNSSN
- a CDS encoding Wzz/FepE/Etk N-terminal domain-containing protein translates to MNPKENYLHEFFRIFFANKQLVKRVFLIFAVIALVLPLVLKQSFDITAQVIVQSKKLSQGDATTSLTVDNATFIPPSLADMETESNILRSPALIRQTISELRDKGEYSPPVGMFAKLVGDPFRRYVTSPLRQYVINPLRNMLGLETDPVRDTVLDGLTQQALDSLKIETLPGSNVISIVYSFPDPHQGTTFVATLLQNYLVSRQALQSIDLPQSFYETKKHLYQVRLDGLEGNRQALLESVGSSDPKEEITFRLNAINTEEQALNLYQDRLLQSQRWLEYLKTALAAASTNKLNDYTFPYTFTTTVDNVAFEDREVKQLGEQLTTQVSRYMNDLAVFQPGSEPMLLTREQIARTRQQFLKVVSNRIQERTNDLAVVQQVIDQKTARIADFKNRIHTLQQTQSKLRQMDTEIDALHTAFSTYAQRFAESSTAGSLNDDLSNAKVLSPPFEPTEPAFPKPLLIIPFGLFTGLLLAIALVYVREFFDHRFKHPAQITHELGLPVLLVINDENVLPRNPHKNWTVPSFVHWVRN
- a CDS encoding glycosyltransferase family 4 protein produces the protein MNTPSTPNAALPIIHLLSSGGFYGAERMLLDHCLATPGQHQVLCLDAPPALIARFREAGVDCRGCSGLGELMRHLSARRSEQPLINTHNFKGLLFGWVAATLLRLPLVITQHGFTPRSRKQKFYTWLSLQLCRTASVDRVVCVAESIAVLHRQASVQAEKLQVIPNGLPAAAALVSTVDRQRWLAGYVGRLSSEKGPDLFLDAMIPLCHQHPQLDAVMLGDGPEREALQARIDAAGLTQRIRLPGYQTAMQPWWQQLDALVISSRTEGTPMILLEAMQAGVPVVAFAVGGIPDVLEHRNNGLLAAPADSSALARQLDNLLSEPKLARHLCDNAKRTQQDRYDLKALAERWSQLYIRTAREARA
- a CDS encoding O-antigen ligase family protein, whose protein sequence is MIFPLSIVTLLGLVCIGLLASPYPFLAPGAVIALVGFSVLYRKPTWGLLGIAALVPFEGFFKDSSLSGSKLIGASLAVILMLQLAMHQIPSERLRSNIWRFLLWFLVLYFLSLLNTDDMGMSLGHLRELSVGLILFVITLLIGRELNLDLFSRLVTLSVSATCAMAMFSTKFQDQGRAAGLLEDPNAFALLIAFAIPLALLLVIRGQNLLHRLFWGACCVLLLGGMTKTESRSGLVVVALSLLIGCWHYRAQLTRIRPRHLGFAMLGAAIVIPLAIYAMPAGYIARIQSLSVLSAGAKGHDDESLGRRASYIVVGGQMIRENPLLGSGPGTFPLHYATTGYAKAFSANRKIGDLYRRAHNTYLEIFSELGIPAGLLFVGMLGLGLYNLIRARAAWMLRRDWQQADLMTHLGVSFLSLTLFLMFLSAPNQKYVWIMLALTSVLRLKAEQAPLTEART